One Sphingomonas sp. SUN039 genomic window carries:
- a CDS encoding serine hydrolase has product MFDARVDRRQFLGSAALFGALAATPGWALARMNRGGWDKVQALLDDYVATKKLPGLVGAVARGTDDADFLMSGTLAVDSKRAVDADSLYRVYSMSKPITGMAAMMLIEDGKLRLDQSVGDFLPGFAKPMVIIDQMKSLDAKPASKPLTIRHLMTHSGGLGYIITSKGELLKEYARLGLTGGPVSNKPVPGLPKVTPPPSLQEFGKRISTLPLMYEPDTRWSYSAGLDVLGAVIEIASGMPFEAFLQKRLFGPLGMTSSWFVVPQSQLSRLTTNYGIVGGKLFPIDPPTDSAFADKSMIPLGGGGLVMSPRDYDRFLLMLAGKGKVGRTRVMKEETARLGMSNLLNPGVATENTYVTGQGFGAGGRVTLKDDPLGSGVGTFGWGGAAGTIAWVDPTRGIRASGYVQYMPGEALPFGKDFGKSVYTSL; this is encoded by the coding sequence ATGTTCGACGCGCGCGTAGATCGGCGGCAGTTTCTGGGTTCGGCGGCACTGTTCGGTGCGCTGGCGGCGACACCGGGCTGGGCACTGGCGCGCATGAATCGCGGCGGCTGGGACAAGGTTCAGGCGTTGCTCGACGATTATGTCGCGACGAAGAAGCTGCCGGGGCTGGTCGGGGCGGTGGCGCGCGGCACCGACGACGCCGATTTCCTGATGTCGGGAACGCTCGCGGTGGACAGCAAGCGCGCGGTGGATGCCGACAGCCTTTACCGCGTCTATTCGATGTCGAAGCCGATCACGGGCATGGCGGCGATGATGCTGATCGAGGACGGCAAACTGCGTCTCGACCAGAGCGTCGGCGACTTCCTGCCGGGCTTTGCCAAGCCGATGGTCATTATCGACCAGATGAAAAGCCTCGACGCGAAGCCCGCGTCGAAGCCGCTGACGATCCGCCACCTGATGACGCACTCGGGCGGCCTCGGCTATATCATCACCAGCAAGGGCGAATTGCTCAAGGAATATGCACGGCTGGGCCTGACCGGCGGACCGGTGAGCAACAAGCCGGTGCCGGGGCTACCCAAGGTGACGCCGCCGCCGAGCTTGCAGGAATTCGGCAAGCGCATCTCGACGCTGCCGCTGATGTACGAGCCCGATACGCGCTGGAGCTATTCGGCGGGGCTCGATGTGCTGGGCGCTGTCATCGAGATCGCCAGCGGCATGCCGTTCGAGGCGTTCCTGCAAAAACGGCTGTTCGGGCCGCTCGGCATGACGTCGAGCTGGTTCGTCGTGCCGCAATCGCAGCTGTCGCGGCTGACGACGAACTACGGAATTGTCGGCGGCAAGCTGTTCCCGATCGATCCGCCGACCGATTCGGCGTTCGCGGACAAATCGATGATTCCGCTCGGCGGCGGCGGACTGGTGATGAGCCCGCGCGATTACGACCGGTTCCTGCTGATGCTGGCGGGCAAGGGCAAAGTGGGCCGCACGCGGGTGATGAAGGAAGAGACCGCGCGGCTGGGCATGTCCAACCTGCTCAATCCCGGCGTCGCGACCGAGAACACCTATGTGACGGGACAGGGTTTCGGCGCGGGCGGGCGGGTCACGCTGAAGGACGATCCGCTCGGCTCGGGGGTCGGCACGTTCGGCTGGGGCGGCGCGGCCGGCACGATCGCCTGGGTCGACCCGACGCGCGGCATCCGCGCTTCGGGTTACGTCCAGTATATGCCGGGAGAGGCGCTGCCGTTCGGCAAGGACTTCGGCAAGAGCGTCTATACCAGCCTGTGA
- a CDS encoding prephenate dehydratase — protein sequence MQNYPAPALPIVAAMTAAAADAPERTVSFQGAPGANSQIAIEQAFPDALPLPCFAFEDAIDAVKEGRADCAMIPIENSLHGRVADIHFLLPESGLIITGEHFLPIRYALMGMGPLSGVKQATSHPQALGQCRHWLRARGIQPVPYSDTAGAAALVVEGGDASVAAIAPPRAAAIYGLDILAESLEDSDDNMTRFVILAREAPARTLPDDVMTTLIFEVKNVPAALYKAMGGFATNGVNMTKLESYQRGASFSATEFFADIEGHPDDPAVARALEELAFHSKWVRVLGTYPTAMKRG from the coding sequence ATGCAGAACTATCCCGCCCCCGCCTTGCCTATCGTTGCCGCGATGACTGCTGCCGCTGCCGACGCCCCCGAACGCACCGTGTCGTTCCAGGGTGCGCCGGGCGCGAACTCGCAGATCGCCATCGAACAGGCGTTTCCCGACGCACTGCCCCTGCCCTGTTTCGCGTTCGAGGATGCCATCGATGCGGTGAAGGAAGGGCGCGCCGATTGCGCGATGATCCCTATCGAAAATTCGCTGCACGGCCGCGTCGCCGACATCCACTTCCTGCTCCCCGAATCGGGGCTGATCATCACCGGCGAGCACTTCCTGCCGATCCGCTATGCGCTGATGGGCATGGGGCCGCTGTCGGGCGTCAAACAGGCGACCAGCCATCCGCAGGCGTTGGGCCAGTGCCGCCACTGGCTGCGCGCACGGGGCATCCAGCCGGTGCCCTATTCGGACACGGCGGGCGCGGCGGCGCTGGTGGTCGAGGGCGGCGATGCCTCGGTCGCGGCAATCGCACCGCCCCGGGCGGCCGCGATCTATGGCCTCGATATCCTCGCCGAATCGCTGGAGGATTCGGACGACAACATGACGCGCTTCGTGATCCTCGCCCGCGAGGCACCGGCACGGACTTTGCCGGACGATGTGATGACCACGCTCATCTTCGAAGTGAAGAACGTCCCCGCCGCGCTCTACAAGGCGATGGGCGGCTTTGCGACCAACGGGGTCAACATGACCAAGCTGGAATCCTACCAGCGCGGCGCAAGTTTCTCGGCGACCGAATTCTTCGCCGATATCGAGGGGCACCCTGACGATCCTGCCGTCGCCCGTGCGCTGGAGGAACTGGCGTTCCATTCGAAATGGGTCCGCGTGCTGGGCACCTATCCGACGGCGATGAAGCGGGGTTAG
- the nudC gene encoding NAD(+) diphosphatase, with translation MTGFTGSPLDRVDHIRSDPQAFAALLGDWRARVLLLEGLMPQVSDEGGLVWGSLATVAEDAELVLLGLLDDRPHFVEVVQNEVPAPMRSPAMFRALGMLAAEDAATFGTALSLIAWHNTHRFCPRCGSTTTLFRAGWGRKCDACGTEHFPRTDPVVIMLAEFEGKALVGRQPRFPPGNYSALAGFLEPGESIEEAVRREIMEEAGVPCGAVRYVASQPWPFGGAQLMIACIAEALADEIVIDPKELEDAMWVTRDEAIAALAGDPDARFKAPPPFAIAHSLLKAWVG, from the coding sequence GTGACCGGCTTTACCGGCAGCCCGCTCGACCGGGTCGATCATATCCGCAGCGACCCGCAAGCCTTTGCCGCGCTGCTCGGCGACTGGCGGGCGCGGGTGCTGCTGCTCGAAGGGCTGATGCCGCAGGTGTCGGACGAGGGCGGCCTGGTCTGGGGCAGCCTGGCGACGGTGGCCGAGGATGCCGAACTGGTGCTGCTCGGCCTGCTCGACGACCGGCCGCATTTTGTCGAGGTGGTGCAGAACGAAGTGCCAGCACCAATGCGTTCGCCAGCGATGTTCCGCGCGCTCGGGATGCTGGCGGCAGAGGATGCTGCGACGTTCGGCACCGCGCTCAGCCTGATCGCGTGGCATAACACGCACCGGTTTTGCCCGCGCTGCGGATCGACGACGACGCTGTTCCGCGCGGGCTGGGGACGGAAGTGCGACGCGTGCGGCACCGAACATTTCCCGCGCACCGATCCCGTGGTCATCATGCTCGCCGAGTTCGAGGGGAAGGCTCTGGTCGGTCGCCAGCCGCGCTTTCCGCCGGGCAATTATTCCGCGCTTGCCGGATTCCTCGAGCCCGGCGAATCGATCGAGGAAGCCGTGCGGCGCGAGATCATGGAAGAAGCAGGCGTGCCGTGCGGCGCGGTGCGCTATGTCGCGAGTCAGCCCTGGCCGTTCGGTGGCGCACAGCTGATGATCGCCTGTATCGCCGAGGCGCTGGCCGACGAGATCGTCATCGATCCAAAGGAGCTCGAGGATGCGATGTGGGTGACGCGCGACGAGGCGATTGCGGCACTGGCCGGTGACCCCGATGCACGGTTCAAAGCACCGCCGCCGTTTGCCATCGCGCATAGCTTGCTGAAGGCGTGGGTGGGCTAA
- a CDS encoding cytochrome c family protein, which produces MDNRQNIIAMMGLGAAIVALGATLVSTEMFHSGRPEKMGYVVEGVEETGEGGPAAAPVAIASLLPTADAAKGAEVFKKCASCHTVTQGGANGVGPNLYATLGEEIGHGKAGFAFSDALAGKGGKWDFESMNAWLTSPKAFAPGTKMSFAGLSKPEDRANLLVYLNAQGSNIPLPAAPEGEAAANATAPANAAAPAAK; this is translated from the coding sequence ATGGACAACCGGCAGAATATCATCGCGATGATGGGCCTCGGTGCCGCGATCGTGGCGCTCGGCGCGACGCTCGTCAGCACGGAAATGTTCCATTCGGGCCGCCCCGAGAAAATGGGTTATGTCGTCGAAGGTGTCGAAGAGACGGGCGAGGGCGGACCTGCCGCAGCGCCGGTCGCGATTGCATCGCTGCTGCCCACTGCCGACGCGGCCAAGGGTGCCGAAGTCTTCAAGAAATGCGCGTCGTGCCACACGGTGACACAGGGCGGCGCGAATGGCGTTGGGCCGAACCTTTACGCCACGCTCGGTGAGGAAATCGGGCACGGCAAGGCCGGGTTCGCATTTTCCGACGCGCTGGCGGGCAAGGGCGGCAAGTGGGATTTCGAGAGCATGAACGCCTGGCTCACCTCGCCCAAGGCGTTCGCGCCGGGCACCAAGATGAGCTTTGCCGGCCTGTCGAAGCCCGAGGATCGCGCGAACCTGCTGGTCTATTTGAACGCACAGGGTTCGAATATTCCGCTGCCCGCCGCGCCAGAAGGCGAAGCCGCTGCCAATGCGACGGCACCGGCGAACGCGGCGGCACCTGCGGCGAAGTAA